The following proteins are encoded in a genomic region of Chryseobacterium cucumeris:
- the era gene encoding GTPase Era — protein MHKAGFVNIVGKPNAGKSTLLNQLMGEKLAIVTQKAQTTRHRIFGIYNEDDLQIVFSDTPGVLDPKYGLQEKMMDFVKDSLQDADVFLFIVDVTDKAEPSEFLIDKLNKIPVPVLLLLNKVDQTDQAGLEKLVEEWHNRIPKAEILPISALNAFNTEVILPKIKSLLPENPPYYDKDQYTDKPERFFVNEAIREKILLNYDKEIPYSVEVVTEQFKEKEGIIFIDSIIYVERDTQKGIIIGHKGEAIKKVGTEARIDLEKFFTKKIHLNLFVKVKKDWRKNDRDLKNFGYR, from the coding sequence ATGCACAAAGCAGGATTTGTAAATATAGTTGGAAAGCCCAATGCTGGAAAATCGACCTTGCTCAACCAATTAATGGGGGAGAAGCTGGCGATTGTAACGCAGAAAGCTCAGACAACCCGCCACAGAATTTTTGGTATTTATAATGAAGATGACCTTCAGATTGTATTTTCTGATACTCCGGGAGTATTGGATCCAAAATACGGACTGCAGGAAAAAATGATGGATTTTGTAAAGGATTCTTTGCAGGATGCTGACGTTTTCCTGTTTATTGTAGACGTTACCGATAAAGCGGAACCATCAGAATTTTTAATTGATAAACTGAATAAAATCCCTGTACCTGTACTTCTTCTCTTGAATAAAGTAGACCAAACCGATCAGGCAGGCCTTGAAAAATTGGTAGAAGAATGGCACAACAGAATTCCAAAAGCTGAAATTCTGCCTATTTCTGCCCTGAATGCCTTCAACACAGAAGTTATTTTACCTAAAATAAAATCTTTACTTCCCGAAAACCCTCCTTACTATGATAAAGATCAGTACACCGATAAACCGGAAAGATTTTTCGTAAATGAGGCCATTCGTGAGAAAATCCTTTTGAATTATGATAAGGAAATTCCCTATTCTGTAGAAGTGGTAACAGAACAGTTCAAGGAGAAAGAAGGAATTATCTTTATCGATTCAATTATCTATGTTGAAAGAGATACTCAGAAGGGAATTATTATCGGGCACAAAGGAGAAGCGATTAAGAAAGTAGGAACTGAAGCAAGAATAGATCTGGAGAAGTTTTTCACCAAAAAAATTCATTTGAACTTATTTGTGAAAGTGAAAAAAGACTGGAGAAAGAACGACAGAGATCTTAAAAATTTCGGTTACAGATAA
- a CDS encoding T9SS type A sorting domain-containing protein produces MKKILFLLAGGLLTAQQTSELLSNNWYISKMVTSSGQTTNTPVIDNGVPATTFNSAGGTSYVINSRYYNTSMMSFGVMPGSNNLIKTASSCTLLFYNGGNAPAVRAYDQKNCDTYVSGAYASIYSYQIITNGNLKTLIITDPSGNKVYYNNNTAQMSTKETDAVAKTFKAYPNPVKEILHLENIERNLSLKIYDLSGKLVSETTTNGSKTSIDTSSLQKGQYMIKIENYKSYPFVKE; encoded by the coding sequence ATGAAAAAAATTCTATTCCTTTTAGCAGGTGGTTTACTGACTGCCCAGCAAACTTCTGAACTGCTTTCCAATAATTGGTATATTTCCAAAATGGTGACCAGTAGCGGGCAGACCACCAACACACCTGTAATAGATAATGGAGTGCCTGCTACTACATTTAATTCGGCAGGAGGTACAAGCTATGTTATCAATTCAAGGTATTACAATACATCCATGATGAGTTTTGGAGTTATGCCTGGAAGTAACAATCTTATCAAAACAGCCAGCTCGTGTACTCTTTTGTTTTATAATGGCGGAAATGCTCCAGCCGTTCGGGCCTACGATCAGAAAAACTGTGACACTTACGTTTCGGGAGCCTATGCATCTATATACAGCTATCAGATTATTACAAATGGCAACCTCAAAACGCTGATAATAACGGATCCTTCAGGAAATAAGGTCTATTACAACAATAATACTGCACAAATGAGTACGAAAGAAACTGATGCCGTTGCAAAAACGTTTAAAGCATATCCAAATCCTGTAAAAGAGATTTTACATCTTGAAAATATTGAGAGAAACCTTTCTCTTAAGATCTACGATCTGTCAGGAAAACTGGTATCAGAAACGACAACTAACGGCAGCAAAACGTCAATTGATACAAGCAGTTTACAGAAAGGACAATATATGATCAAGATAGAAAATTATAAGTCATATCCTTTTGTCAAAGAATAA
- a CDS encoding DMT family transporter, protein MNWLLLVIAGLFEVAFASCLGKAKETSGTEMYLWYAGFLITMTISMLLLIKATQTLPIGTAYAVWTGIGAVGTALMGIIFFKDPVSFWRVFFIVTLIGSVVGLKAVSSSH, encoded by the coding sequence ATGAATTGGTTACTATTAGTTATCGCAGGATTATTTGAAGTTGCCTTCGCATCATGTCTGGGAAAGGCAAAGGAAACGTCAGGAACTGAAATGTACCTGTGGTACGCGGGATTTCTGATCACCATGACGATCAGTATGCTTTTGCTGATTAAAGCGACTCAAACGCTGCCTATCGGGACTGCTTATGCAGTATGGACAGGCATCGGAGCAGTGGGAACTGCCTTAATGGGAATTATCTTTTTTAAGGATCCTGTAAGTTTTTGGAGGGTATTTTTTATTGTAACACTTATCGGTTCTGTGGTAGGATTAAAGGCTGTATCTTCATCACACTAG
- a CDS encoding translation initiation factor, with the protein MDLRDQLKNLFPDHEEQDFEMPEEEFKQKEPLVCKFEKKGRNGKPVTIVEGWEGSEEDLKKISKKIKTTLGIGGSEKDGTIIIQGDNRDKIMNILKEMGYKTKRVGG; encoded by the coding sequence ATGGATTTACGAGATCAATTGAAGAATCTTTTTCCTGATCATGAAGAGCAGGATTTTGAGATGCCTGAAGAAGAATTCAAGCAGAAAGAGCCATTGGTATGCAAATTTGAGAAAAAAGGAAGAAACGGTAAGCCTGTAACGATTGTTGAAGGCTGGGAAGGCAGCGAGGAAGACCTGAAAAAAATCTCAAAGAAAATAAAAACCACCTTGGGTATAGGCGGCTCTGAGAAGGATGGAACGATTATCATTCAAGGAGATAACCGTGATAAAATCATGAATATCCTTAAAGAAATGGGATATAAAACCAAACGTGTTGGCGGATAG
- a CDS encoding BT0820 family HAD-type phosphatase, with protein sequence MLNNKKIAVDFDGTIVDDAYPAIGKPKTFAFETLKRLQSEGFRLILWTYRHGKTLDEAVEFCKKNGIEFYAVNSSFEGEVFDPENQSRKLDADWFIDDRNLGGFPGWGEIYNIIQERIEFRVEGKEVLAYSKLKKEKKKGLFW encoded by the coding sequence ATGTTAAATAATAAAAAGATTGCTGTTGACTTTGACGGGACTATTGTTGACGATGCTTACCCGGCAATTGGAAAACCGAAAACTTTTGCATTCGAAACTTTGAAAAGACTTCAGTCTGAAGGATTCAGATTGATACTTTGGACATACAGACACGGAAAAACATTAGATGAAGCGGTAGAATTCTGCAAAAAAAACGGAATAGAATTTTATGCTGTGAACTCAAGCTTTGAAGGAGAAGTTTTTGATCCTGAAAATCAGTCCAGAAAATTAGATGCAGACTGGTTTATTGACGACAGAAATTTAGGAGGATTCCCGGGATGGGGTGAAATCTACAACATCATTCAGGAAAGAATAGAATTCCGTGTGGAAGGAAAAGAGGTTCTTGCCTATTCAAAACTTAAAAAAGAAAAGAAAAAAGGACTTTTCTGGTAG
- a CDS encoding DoxX family protein — MNYNNSNWSSIPKDIILLAVRVFVGFAMLSHGFPKLQMLLTGGKIEFFDFMGLGPQISLILTVFAEFVCSILLILGLFTRVSLGFLIFTMIIAAFAVHGADPFEKREMALVYLSVYLLLMVTGAGKVSVDHMIERRKRASDW; from the coding sequence ATGAACTATAATAATTCAAATTGGAGCTCAATACCTAAAGATATTATATTATTAGCAGTGAGAGTGTTTGTTGGTTTTGCCATGCTGTCCCATGGTTTTCCAAAACTTCAGATGCTGTTGACAGGCGGTAAAATTGAGTTTTTCGATTTTATGGGACTTGGCCCTCAGATTTCACTGATTCTTACGGTTTTTGCTGAATTTGTATGTTCGATACTACTTATTTTAGGGCTTTTTACAAGAGTTTCTTTAGGCTTCCTGATCTTTACCATGATCATTGCTGCTTTTGCAGTACACGGAGCAGATCCTTTTGAAAAAAGAGAAATGGCACTTGTCTATCTTTCTGTTTATCTTCTACTCATGGTAACCGGAGCCGGGAAAGTTTCAGTAGATCATATGATAGAAAGAAGAAAAAGAGCTTCAGACTGGTAA
- the gpmI gene encoding 2,3-bisphosphoglycerate-independent phosphoglycerate mutase, with the protein MSKKAILAILDGWGLGTNPNVSAIDKANTPFIDSCYQKFPHTTLEASGLAVGLPAGQMGNSEVGHMNLGAGRVVYQNLVKLNMAVEKGTLGQEKVIQDAFEYAKKENKKVHFIGLVSNGGVHSHINHLKGLLTAAKEFGLNENVFVHAFTDGRDCDPHSGLGFIDELQKHMEATTGKLATVVGRYYAMDRDKRWERVKLAYGALVEGIGEQTTDALATIKMYYDNNVTDEFLKPIILVNTTATGNVVPVARIIEDDVVICFNFRTDRGREITEVLSQKDFPEFGMKKLNLYYITLTNYDKTFQNVQVVFDENVLTETMGEILEKNGKTQIRIAETEKYPHVTFFFSGGREEEFTGERRLLCPSPKDVPTYDLKPEMSAYDITNAIVPELEQGTADFVCLNFANTDMVGHTGVFEAAVKAAEVVDQCIEKVATAAYENGYAVFILADHGNSDVMINPDGTPNTQHSTNLVPFIVMDKDHTWNLKPGKLGDVAPTILKVMDVEIPDAMTGEVLVN; encoded by the coding sequence ATGTCGAAAAAAGCAATACTGGCCATTCTTGACGGATGGGGATTGGGAACAAACCCTAACGTTTCTGCAATAGATAAAGCAAATACACCATTCATAGACAGCTGTTACCAGAAATTTCCACATACCACCCTTGAAGCAAGCGGGCTGGCGGTAGGTTTACCAGCCGGACAGATGGGAAATTCTGAAGTAGGACACATGAACCTGGGAGCCGGAAGAGTAGTATACCAAAACCTGGTAAAACTGAACATGGCCGTCGAAAAAGGAACACTGGGTCAGGAAAAAGTGATTCAGGATGCCTTTGAATACGCCAAAAAAGAAAATAAAAAAGTACATTTCATCGGATTGGTTTCCAACGGAGGTGTACACTCACATATCAATCACTTAAAAGGATTACTGACCGCTGCTAAAGAATTCGGTTTAAATGAGAATGTTTTTGTTCACGCATTTACCGATGGCAGAGACTGTGATCCGCATTCCGGATTAGGGTTTATCGATGAACTTCAGAAACATATGGAAGCAACTACCGGAAAGCTGGCAACAGTGGTAGGAAGATACTATGCCATGGACAGAGATAAAAGATGGGAGCGTGTAAAATTAGCGTACGGTGCCCTTGTGGAAGGAATAGGAGAACAGACAACGGATGCTTTGGCAACAATCAAGATGTATTATGATAATAATGTAACCGATGAGTTCCTGAAGCCTATTATTTTAGTGAATACTACTGCTACAGGAAATGTAGTACCGGTAGCAAGAATCATTGAAGATGATGTGGTGATCTGCTTCAATTTCCGTACAGACAGAGGAAGAGAAATTACAGAAGTTCTTTCCCAGAAAGATTTCCCGGAATTTGGAATGAAGAAGCTGAACCTTTATTATATCACATTGACGAACTATGATAAAACATTCCAGAATGTGCAGGTTGTTTTTGATGAAAACGTACTGACAGAAACCATGGGTGAAATTCTGGAGAAAAATGGAAAAACCCAGATCAGAATTGCAGAAACAGAAAAATATCCTCACGTTACTTTCTTCTTCTCAGGAGGAAGGGAAGAGGAATTTACAGGAGAAAGAAGACTGCTTTGCCCAAGCCCGAAAGATGTTCCTACCTACGATCTGAAACCGGAAATGTCGGCCTATGATATTACCAATGCTATAGTACCCGAACTGGAGCAGGGAACAGCTGATTTTGTCTGCTTAAATTTCGCCAATACAGATATGGTAGGCCATACAGGTGTTTTTGAAGCAGCAGTGAAGGCAGCAGAAGTGGTAGATCAATGTATAGAAAAAGTGGCTACAGCAGCCTATGAAAACGGATATGCTGTTTTCATTCTTGCCGATCACGGAAACTCAGATGTAATGATCAATCCGGACGGAACTCCAAATACCCAGCACTCCACAAACCTGGTTCCTTTTATTGTGATGGATAAAGACCATACATGGAATTTAAAACCAGGAAAACTGGGCGATGTAGCCCCTACAATCCTTAAAGTAATGGATGTGGAAATACCAGATGCAATGACTGGAGAAGTTTTGGTTAATTAA
- the map gene encoding type I methionyl aminopeptidase — MIQLKTIDELRLMKESARLVSKTLGMLAKEIKPGITTLYLDKLAHDFIKDHGAEPAFLGYGGFPNSLCISPNEQVVHGFPNNDVVKEGDVLSVDCGVILNGFVGDHAYTFEIGEVKPEIKKLLQVTKESLYKGIEQCVRGKRIGDISHAIQAHCEKEGYGVVRELVGHGLGRKMHEDPQVPNYGRQGSGKVIKDGLAIAIEPMVNMGTEKVKFHNDGWTVTTLDNMPSAHFEHDVAVINGKPVLLSTFDYVYEALGIVSDEEKQFQLDF, encoded by the coding sequence ATGATTCAATTAAAAACGATAGACGAATTACGTCTGATGAAGGAGAGTGCCCGATTGGTTTCTAAAACATTGGGAATGTTGGCAAAAGAAATTAAACCGGGGATTACTACCTTATATTTAGATAAACTGGCTCATGATTTTATTAAAGATCATGGTGCTGAACCTGCATTTTTAGGATACGGAGGATTTCCAAACTCTCTTTGTATCTCTCCGAATGAGCAGGTTGTTCATGGTTTCCCAAACAATGATGTGGTAAAAGAAGGAGATGTTCTTTCTGTAGACTGTGGAGTTATTCTAAACGGTTTTGTAGGAGATCATGCCTACACTTTTGAAATCGGGGAAGTAAAGCCTGAGATTAAAAAATTACTACAGGTTACCAAAGAATCTCTGTACAAAGGGATTGAGCAGTGTGTCAGAGGAAAGAGGATCGGAGATATCTCCCATGCGATTCAGGCACATTGTGAAAAAGAAGGATATGGAGTGGTAAGAGAGCTTGTAGGCCATGGATTAGGCAGAAAAATGCACGAAGATCCGCAGGTTCCGAACTATGGAAGACAGGGAAGCGGAAAAGTCATTAAAGACGGTTTAGCAATTGCTATTGAACCGATGGTGAACATGGGAACTGAAAAAGTGAAGTTCCATAACGACGGCTGGACGGTAACAACGTTAGATAACATGCCATCTGCTCACTTCGAACATGATGTAGCAGTGATCAATGGTAAGCCGGTATTGCTTTCAACATTTGATTATGTATATGAAGCTTTAGGGATTGTAAGTGATGAAGAAAAGCAGTTCCAACTGGATTTTTAA
- a CDS encoding Crp/Fnr family transcriptional regulator yields the protein MNIDQILDKVYLLPEASKNSLKEHITEVSYPKGFCLMEADKVIPYLYFIRKGIARAYSSTADNDITFWFGSEGQCILSMKSYVKDQPGYESIELLEDCDLYRMETESLRKLFNEDIHIANWGRKLAEAEMIKSEELIISRQFKTSLERYKDIMTYQPELLKRVQLGYIASYLGITQVSLSRIRGEIK from the coding sequence ATGAATATAGACCAGATTCTTGATAAGGTTTACCTTCTTCCTGAAGCATCAAAAAACAGCTTAAAAGAGCATATTACTGAAGTTTCCTATCCTAAAGGATTTTGTCTGATGGAAGCCGACAAAGTGATTCCTTATCTTTATTTTATACGAAAAGGTATTGCGAGAGCCTATTCTTCAACAGCTGACAATGATATTACCTTCTGGTTCGGAAGCGAAGGTCAATGCATTCTCTCGATGAAAAGCTATGTGAAAGATCAACCCGGTTACGAGAGCATCGAGCTTCTGGAAGACTGCGACCTCTATCGAATGGAAACGGAAAGCCTCAGAAAACTGTTCAATGAAGATATTCATATTGCCAACTGGGGGCGAAAGCTTGCTGAAGCAGAAATGATAAAATCCGAAGAGCTGATTATTTCAAGACAGTTTAAAACTTCTCTGGAACGCTACAAAGATATTATGACCTATCAGCCTGAGCTTCTTAAAAGAGTACAGCTGGGTTATATTGCGTCTTATCTGGGGATTACGCAGGTGAGTTTAAGTAGAATCAGGGGGGAGATTAAATAA
- a CDS encoding acyl-ACP desaturase, which yields MYQKLVRKEVMGLLEKEVGSFLDKFLTPIEKIWQPSDYLPDPSSEEFKHDLEEIQTFAREMPYDLFVTLIGDCITEEALPSYESWLMGVDGINQEEKVGWANWVRAWTAEENRHGDLLNKYLYLCGRVNMREVEITTQYLINDGFDLGTSMDPYRNFIYTSFQETATNISHRRVGTLAKQSGNGKLAKMCGVIAADEARHAKAYKHFVAKILEVDPSEMILAFEDMMRKKIVMPAHLMRQSGQKAGELWGHFSDAAQRCMVYTGQDYINIMKDLLDEWKIEHVKGLTEKAEKAQEYLMKLPARLQKITDRVSTPDLQFQFSWVKS from the coding sequence ATGTATCAAAAGCTTGTTAGGAAAGAAGTAATGGGATTATTGGAAAAGGAAGTAGGTTCTTTTCTTGATAAATTTTTAACGCCAATTGAAAAAATATGGCAGCCTTCCGATTATTTACCAGATCCTTCAAGTGAAGAATTTAAACACGACTTAGAAGAAATTCAGACTTTTGCCCGCGAAATGCCTTATGATCTTTTTGTAACATTAATCGGTGACTGTATCACGGAAGAGGCACTTCCATCTTATGAGTCTTGGTTAATGGGAGTTGATGGAATCAATCAGGAAGAAAAAGTAGGCTGGGCCAATTGGGTAAGAGCGTGGACCGCTGAGGAAAACAGACACGGAGATTTATTAAACAAATATCTTTATCTGTGTGGAAGAGTAAACATGAGAGAAGTGGAAATCACTACCCAATACCTGATCAATGACGGATTCGATCTGGGAACAAGTATGGACCCATACAGAAACTTCATTTATACGAGTTTCCAGGAAACGGCTACCAATATTTCTCACAGAAGAGTAGGAACATTGGCTAAACAATCCGGAAACGGAAAATTGGCAAAAATGTGTGGTGTGATTGCTGCAGATGAAGCAAGACACGCTAAAGCATACAAACATTTCGTAGCAAAAATCCTTGAAGTAGACCCTTCGGAAATGATTCTTGCGTTTGAAGATATGATGCGTAAAAAAATTGTAATGCCTGCTCACTTAATGAGACAGTCAGGACAAAAAGCAGGTGAACTTTGGGGGCATTTCTCAGATGCTGCACAAAGATGTATGGTGTACACAGGCCAGGATTATATCAACATTATGAAAGACCTTTTAGATGAATGGAAAATTGAGCACGTAAAAGGACTTACAGAAAAAGCTGAAAAAGCTCAGGAATACCTGATGAAGCTTCCTGCAAGGCTGCAGAAGATCACAGACAGAGTTTCTACTCCCGATCTTCAGTTCCAGTTTAGCTGGGTAAAAAGCTAA
- a CDS encoding leucine-rich repeat domain-containing protein: protein MKKLFLLISVISLSQIKAQIDPVKYPTFTNIEDALKSKKAVYSISFREKGLFNLPPQIVKLDSLFFLNIMANKLEKMDQELFALKELEILNVNENSIKFIPDEVSNLKKLTTFSMNLNSLTSINPNLAKLQNLKVVHFDANNLNIFPEALMEIPALEEINLQGNQISFIADKLDQIKNLKFLNLSNNQINDLGNLSFPENLKYLELQQNAIMRLPENLFKAKKLEFLNVSGNHITEISPKVKGLKNIVSMNLANNDLKDIPVEIKQLKNLKTLILTGNPIEKSKIENLKTLLPETQIYF, encoded by the coding sequence ATGAAAAAGCTTTTCTTATTGATTTCCGTCATCTCACTTTCTCAGATCAAAGCACAGATTGATCCGGTGAAATATCCTACATTTACCAATATTGAAGATGCTTTAAAAAGTAAAAAAGCGGTTTACAGTATAAGTTTCAGAGAAAAAGGTCTTTTTAATCTTCCTCCTCAGATTGTAAAACTGGATTCATTATTCTTTTTGAATATTATGGCGAATAAGCTTGAGAAAATGGATCAGGAACTTTTTGCTTTAAAAGAACTGGAAATTTTAAATGTGAATGAAAACAGCATTAAATTTATTCCTGATGAGGTAAGCAATCTGAAGAAACTGACTACTTTTTCTATGAATCTGAACAGCTTGACAAGCATTAATCCTAATCTTGCAAAGCTTCAGAACTTAAAAGTGGTACATTTTGATGCTAATAATCTAAATATATTTCCCGAAGCCCTTATGGAAATTCCCGCGTTGGAAGAAATCAATCTTCAGGGAAACCAGATAAGTTTTATTGCAGACAAACTGGATCAGATCAAAAATCTGAAATTTCTCAACCTTTCAAATAACCAGATCAATGATCTTGGAAATCTGTCTTTTCCGGAAAATTTAAAATATCTTGAACTGCAGCAGAATGCTATTATGAGGCTTCCGGAAAACCTTTTTAAAGCAAAGAAGCTTGAATTTCTGAATGTAAGCGGAAATCATATCACAGAAATATCGCCCAAAGTAAAAGGGCTGAAAAATATCGTCAGCATGAATCTGGCCAATAATGATCTGAAAGACATTCCTGTAGAAATCAAACAGCTTAAAAATCTGAAAACATTGATTCTTACAGGAAATCCTATAGAAAAATCTAAAATTGAAAACTTAAAAACCTTACTGCCGGAAACCCAGATCTATTTCTAG
- a CDS encoding class I SAM-dependent methyltransferase, which produces MKKVTKLLLNKIPRPMLIKMSIWARPLIYQFFKGDQFLDPIDGRSYRKFLPYGYGKQRENALSPGTLSLERHRQMWLYLQNETDFFIKNYKVLHIAPEQEFLRKFKRMSNLNYISADLYSPIVDVKADILDLPFENDSFDIVFCNHVLEHIEDDAKAMSELYRVMKPGGWGILQVPMKNSLEKTYEDFTIKDPKERQKHFGQYDHVRWYGMDYFDRLRKAGFEIEPNFYSQKFSEEEIKKYGLRHNEILPVVYKK; this is translated from the coding sequence ATGAAAAAGGTAACTAAGCTTTTACTGAATAAAATTCCACGTCCTATGCTTATTAAAATGAGCATCTGGGCAAGACCGCTTATTTATCAGTTTTTCAAAGGAGATCAGTTTTTAGATCCCATTGACGGAAGATCTTACAGAAAATTCCTTCCGTACGGATATGGAAAACAAAGAGAAAATGCACTCTCTCCGGGAACGTTAAGTTTGGAAAGACACCGCCAGATGTGGCTGTATCTTCAGAACGAAACCGATTTTTTTATTAAAAATTATAAAGTTCTGCATATCGCTCCTGAACAGGAATTTTTAAGAAAATTCAAGAGAATGAGCAACCTGAATTATATATCGGCAGACTTATATTCTCCGATTGTAGATGTGAAAGCTGATATTCTGGATTTGCCTTTTGAAAATGACAGCTTTGACATTGTTTTCTGTAACCATGTTCTGGAACATATTGAAGACGATGCAAAAGCAATGAGCGAGCTATACAGGGTAATGAAACCCGGCGGATGGGGAATTCTTCAGGTTCCGATGAAAAACTCACTGGAGAAAACCTATGAAGATTTTACCATTAAAGATCCAAAGGAACGTCAGAAGCATTTCGGGCAGTATGATCACGTTCGCTGGTACGGAATGGATTATTTCGACCGTTTAAGAAAAGCTGGCTTTGAAATAGAACCCAACTTCTATTCACAGAAATTCTCTGAAGAAGAAATAAAAAAGTACGGGTTAAGACATAACGAAATCTTACCGGTAGTTTATAAAAAATAA
- a CDS encoding DUF2268 domain-containing putative Zn-dependent protease (predicted Zn-dependent protease with a strongly conserved HExxH motif), which produces MKTRYIFTCLLLASGIAKAQTGFSTDPLNAVFETRDTDRFWKAFDKMEASKENPFRDYISNGSPGVKGFMEYRIINADSLYTMVKKRKEDYLKSRNVLSGINQKEKRIRAVYSALKYWYPQAKFPPIYFVYGRFNTGGTFSKDGIMIGTETLQNLDGIAGLVSHETIHFQQDIKGTDNLLKYTLSEGSADFISELVSGESHNSPFYQYGEAHSDQLYKEFVTVLKKNDPTDWLYGTSKKDNRPNDLGYWIGYNISEAYFNKQSDKHKAIDDILHIQNPLLFLKESGLLDRYIREYVKQNNSSFEDFFKE; this is translated from the coding sequence ATGAAAACCAGATATATTTTTACATGTCTTCTTTTAGCCTCCGGAATTGCAAAAGCACAGACAGGTTTCTCCACTGATCCATTGAACGCTGTATTTGAAACCAGAGATACAGACCGGTTCTGGAAAGCATTCGATAAAATGGAGGCTTCAAAAGAAAATCCTTTTAGAGATTATATCAGTAACGGATCTCCGGGCGTAAAAGGTTTTATGGAATACCGCATAATCAATGCTGATTCGTTATATACAATGGTAAAAAAGAGAAAAGAAGATTATCTTAAAAGCCGGAATGTTCTGTCAGGAATCAATCAAAAAGAAAAAAGAATCAGAGCGGTGTACAGCGCATTGAAATACTGGTATCCGCAGGCAAAATTTCCACCCATATATTTTGTATACGGAAGATTTAATACGGGAGGAACATTTTCTAAAGACGGCATTATGATCGGTACCGAAACTCTTCAGAATCTGGATGGAATTGCAGGACTTGTTTCACATGAGACGATTCACTTTCAACAGGATATCAAAGGAACTGATAACCTTTTAAAATACACATTAAGCGAAGGTAGTGCTGATTTTATCAGTGAGCTGGTGTCCGGAGAAAGCCATAACAGCCCGTTTTATCAATATGGAGAGGCTCATTCTGATCAATTATACAAAGAATTTGTAACGGTACTCAAGAAAAATGATCCTACAGACTGGCTTTACGGAACCAGCAAAAAAGACAACAGACCGAACGATCTGGGCTACTGGATTGGGTATAATATTTCTGAGGCATATTTTAATAAACAGTCAGATAAGCATAAAGCTATTGACGATATCTTACATATTCAGAATCCTCTTCTGTTTCTTAAAGAGAGTGGCCTTTTGGATCGGTATATCAGAGAATATGTGAAGCAAAATAATAGCAGTTTTGAAGATTTTTTTAAAGAATAA